Proteins encoded by one window of Lycium barbarum isolate Lr01 chromosome 11, ASM1917538v2, whole genome shotgun sequence:
- the LOC132620326 gene encoding probable LRR receptor-like serine/threonine-protein kinase At3g47570 — MMGIALVFVPTSLVLVWIRYRGSKRAPQQVDSLSTATRGRISYYELLEATDAFSESNLIGFGSFGSVYKGILRSGTTIAVKVFNLQLEVSFKHFDTECEILRSIRHRNLVKVITSCSNLDFKALVLEHMPNGSLETCLYTHNYFLDILQRLSIMIDVACALEYLHHGCSLPVIHCDLKPSNVLLDEDMVAHLSDFSISKVLGEDVSNLYTKTLATFGYIAPEYGLDGLVSAKCDVYSYGTMLMETFTRRKPNDEMFEGDLSLKQWVSNSLPEAVMDVVDANLVTPNDSYLKLDCVASIMKVALDCCVESPARRTNMKDVIGMLQKTRIQLLAC, encoded by the exons ATGATGGGAATTGCACTTGTATTTGTTCCTACTTCCCTTGTGCTCGTGTGGATAAGGTATAGAGGAAGTAAAAGAGCACCTCAGCAAGTTGATTCATTGTCTACCGCAACAAGAGGAAGAATTTCATACTATGAATTGCTCGAAGCAACTGATGCGTTTAGCGAGAGTAATCTGATTGGTTTCGGGAGTTTTGGCTCTGTCTACAAAGGAATTCTCAGAAGTGGGACTACTATTGCAGTTAAAGTGTTCAATCTGCAATTGGAAGTGTCATTCAAGCATTTTGATACAGAATGTGAAATTTTGCGTAGCATTCGCCATAGGAATCTAGTAAAAGTCATCACTagttgttccaaccttgattttAAGGCTTTGGTGCTCGAGCATATGCCTAATGGGAGTCTTGAGACGTGTTTGTATACACACAACTATTTCTTAGACATCTTGCAGAGACTAAGCATAATGATAGATGTGGCATGTGCGTTGGAATATCTCCACCATGGGTGCTCACTGCCCGTGATTCACTGTGATCTGAAGCCTAGTAATGTCTTGCTCGATGAGGATATGGTTGCCCACCTAAGCGACTTTAGTATTTCAAAAGTGCTTGGTGAAGATGTGAGTAATTTATACactaaaaccttagcaacatttggTTATATTGCACCGG AATATGGACTAGATGGATTGGTGTCAGCAAAATGTGATGTCTATAGTTACGGGACCATGTTGATGGAGACGTTTACAAGGAGGAAGCCTAATGATGAAATGTTCGAGGGAGATCTTAGCTTGAAGCAATGGGTGAGTAATTCACTTCCAGAGGCAGTAATGGATGTTGTAGATGCTAACTTGGTAACACCAAATGATAGTTACTTGAAGTTAGATTGTGTGGCATCGATCATGAAAGTGGCATTAGATTGTTGTGTTGAATCTCCGGCAAGAAGGACAAACATGAAAGATGTCATAGGGATGCTACAAAAGACCAGGATTCAACttctcgcatgttga